The following are from one region of the Paenalkalicoccus suaedae genome:
- the ilvC gene encoding ketol-acid reductoisomerase: MTKVLYNHDINEKALQEKKIAVIGYGSQGHAHALNLKESGFQVVVGLRPGKSWDKAVEDGHQVESVADATKQADVIMILLPDEYQPKIYAESIEPNLEEGNALAFAHGFNVHFSQIVPPENVDVFLVAPKGPGHLVRRTFEDGAGVPALFGIYQDYTGNATETALAYAKGVGGGRAGILETTFQEETETDLFGEQAVLCGGVTSLIKAGFETLTEAGYQPEVAYFECLHEMKLIVDLLYEGGFENMRYSISDTAQWGDFVSGPRVIDADTKARMKDILTDIQNGTFAHGWILENQANRPQFNAINNRENKHEIEVVGRKLRELMPFVKQAKKAKDVVSNGTR, from the coding sequence ATGACAAAAGTACTTTATAACCACGATATTAATGAGAAGGCTCTACAGGAAAAGAAAATTGCGGTAATTGGGTATGGCTCACAGGGTCACGCTCACGCTCTTAACTTAAAAGAAAGCGGCTTCCAAGTCGTAGTTGGTCTTCGCCCAGGTAAATCATGGGATAAAGCTGTTGAAGACGGACATCAAGTAGAGTCAGTAGCAGACGCAACAAAACAAGCAGACGTTATCATGATTCTCCTACCAGACGAGTATCAGCCAAAAATTTATGCAGAAAGCATTGAACCAAACTTAGAAGAAGGCAACGCGCTAGCATTTGCTCACGGATTTAACGTTCACTTTAGCCAAATCGTGCCTCCTGAAAACGTGGATGTATTCTTAGTAGCTCCAAAAGGACCTGGTCACCTTGTTCGACGCACGTTTGAAGACGGCGCTGGTGTCCCTGCCCTATTTGGTATCTATCAAGACTACACAGGAAATGCAACAGAAACAGCACTAGCATATGCTAAAGGTGTTGGTGGCGGACGAGCTGGAATTTTGGAGACGACGTTCCAAGAAGAGACAGAGACAGACCTATTCGGAGAGCAAGCAGTCCTTTGTGGAGGCGTAACAAGCCTTATCAAAGCAGGATTTGAAACATTAACAGAAGCGGGTTACCAACCAGAAGTTGCCTACTTCGAGTGTCTACACGAAATGAAGCTTATCGTAGACCTTCTATATGAAGGAGGATTTGAGAACATGCGCTACTCCATCTCTGACACAGCACAGTGGGGAGACTTCGTATCTGGACCACGCGTCATTGATGCAGATACAAAAGCGCGCATGAAGGATATACTAACTGACATCCAAAATGGTACGTTTGCACATGGTTGGATCCTAGAGAACCAAGCTAATCGTCCGCAGTTTAACGCGATTAATAACCGTGAAAACAAGCATGAGATTGAAGTAGTTGGACGTAAGCTACGCGAACTAATGCCTTTCGTTAAGCAAGCCAAAAAAGCAAAGGATGTGGTGTCGAATGGCACACGTTAA
- the ilvN gene encoding acetolactate synthase small subunit — protein sequence MKRIITLVVQNRSGVLNRVTGLMQKRQFNIESISVGRTEQEGISKMTFVVDVEDHRKLEQLTKQLNKQIDVIKVTDLSDKAVVARELALIKVVSNAQVRGEIQSIIEPFRAIVIDMSRDSLSIQVTGKPEKIEALIELLRPYGIKDIARTGLTAFARGQQPQVAELTHYSLLK from the coding sequence ATGAAACGAATCATTACATTAGTTGTTCAAAATCGAAGTGGCGTGTTAAATCGCGTCACAGGCCTCATGCAAAAAAGGCAGTTCAACATTGAAAGTATCTCCGTTGGACGGACCGAGCAAGAAGGCATCTCTAAAATGACATTTGTCGTTGATGTAGAGGATCACAGAAAGCTTGAACAGTTAACGAAGCAGTTAAACAAGCAAATTGATGTGATTAAGGTAACCGACTTATCTGATAAAGCGGTGGTAGCACGAGAGCTTGCCTTAATTAAAGTAGTAAGTAACGCACAAGTTCGCGGTGAGATTCAAAGTATTATCGAACCGTTCCGCGCTATCGTAATCGATATGAGCCGTGATAGCTTATCGATTCAGGTAACAGGTAAACCAGAAAAGATTGAAGCGCTCATTGAGCTACTTCGACCTTATGGGATCAAAGATATTGCTCGAACAGGCTTAACCGCCTTTGCAAGAGGGCAGCAGCCACAGGTGGCGGAATTGACCCACTACTCTCTATTGAAATAG
- the ilvB gene encoding biosynthetic-type acetolactate synthase large subunit encodes MKMETKVKTQPVTAPKTGADILVEALVEQGVDTIFGYPGGAVLPIYDALYRSDADFQHILTRHEQGAIHAAEGYARVKRKPGVVLATSGPGATNLVTGIADAMMDSLPLVVLTGQVATTVTGTDAFQEADVMGITTPITKHNYQVQSSYDIPKIIKEAFHIASTGRPGPVVVDIPKDISANPCLEVDESDFHLPGYQPTIKPNPIQIKKLAEAIKQAKKPLVLTGAGVLHGGASKVLKDIVESFRLPVTSTLLGLGAFPGDHPLFLGMGGMHGTYTSNMAITECDLLINVGARFDDRLTMNLAHFAPNATVAHIDIDPAEIGKNVPTDIPIVSDSKAALEELARQLKDGPEHEEWLSELQKNKEAFPLWYNNPKEDMVTQWLMERVHHHTKGDAIVTTDVGQHQMWSAQYYSFSKPDKWVTSGGLGTMGFGFPAAIGAQLALPDETVISIVGDGGFQMTLQEMSVLQERNLPVKIVISNNGALGMVRQWQEEFYEERYSESLLSVQPDFVKLAEAYSIRGHKITTQEDFERIFPEVLAYDGPVLLDCRVLMQENVYPMVAPGRGIQDMVGVKP; translated from the coding sequence ATGAAAATGGAAACAAAAGTGAAGACTCAGCCAGTCACAGCTCCTAAAACAGGAGCAGATATCCTTGTTGAAGCGCTAGTTGAACAAGGTGTTGATACGATTTTTGGATATCCGGGCGGTGCAGTACTTCCAATTTACGATGCGCTATATCGTTCCGATGCCGACTTTCAACATATTTTAACAAGACACGAACAAGGTGCAATTCATGCAGCGGAAGGATATGCACGTGTTAAAAGGAAACCCGGTGTCGTTTTAGCCACATCAGGTCCAGGTGCAACGAACCTTGTTACAGGTATTGCTGATGCAATGATGGATTCTCTACCTCTTGTAGTTTTAACTGGACAGGTAGCAACGACAGTAACTGGAACAGATGCTTTCCAAGAAGCAGATGTAATGGGCATTACAACACCTATTACAAAACACAACTATCAGGTGCAATCAAGCTATGATATTCCAAAAATTATCAAAGAAGCTTTCCATATTGCATCAACGGGTCGTCCGGGACCAGTAGTAGTCGATATTCCGAAAGACATTTCAGCAAATCCTTGTTTAGAAGTGGATGAAAGTGATTTCCATCTACCCGGCTATCAGCCAACCATAAAGCCAAATCCGATCCAAATCAAAAAACTGGCTGAAGCAATTAAACAAGCTAAGAAGCCACTTGTACTAACTGGGGCTGGCGTTCTTCACGGCGGAGCTTCCAAGGTCCTAAAGGACATCGTAGAAAGCTTCCGTTTACCGGTTACGTCTACCCTACTTGGTCTTGGAGCATTCCCTGGTGACCATCCACTCTTCCTAGGAATGGGCGGCATGCATGGGACGTACACGTCTAACATGGCGATTACGGAGTGCGACCTACTCATTAACGTTGGAGCAAGATTCGATGATCGTTTAACGATGAACCTAGCTCACTTTGCACCAAATGCAACCGTTGCTCACATTGATATCGATCCAGCGGAAATTGGTAAGAACGTGCCGACAGATATTCCAATCGTATCGGACTCAAAGGCTGCTTTAGAAGAACTAGCTAGACAGCTAAAAGACGGTCCTGAACATGAGGAATGGCTTTCTGAGCTTCAAAAAAATAAAGAGGCTTTCCCTCTTTGGTACAACAATCCAAAAGAGGATATGGTGACTCAATGGCTGATGGAACGCGTTCACCATCATACAAAAGGGGATGCGATTGTTACAACAGACGTGGGGCAACACCAAATGTGGTCCGCACAATACTATTCCTTTTCTAAACCTGATAAATGGGTAACATCTGGCGGACTGGGTACGATGGGCTTTGGATTCCCTGCAGCAATCGGAGCACAGCTAGCTCTGCCAGACGAAACAGTCATCTCCATTGTCGGAGACGGCGGCTTCCAAATGACACTACAAGAAATGTCCGTTCTTCAAGAACGAAACCTACCTGTTAAAATCGTTATCTCTAATAACGGAGCACTAGGAATGGTTCGTCAATGGCAAGAAGAGTTTTACGAGGAGCGTTATTCAGAATCACTACTAAGTGTGCAACCGGATTTTGTTAAGCTCGCAGAAGCTTACAGCATCCGAGGTCATAAAATTACAACACAGGAGGATTTCGAACGAATCTTCCCTGAGGTCCTTGCTTACGACGGACCAGTCCTACTCGACTGTCGAGTGTTGATGCAAGAAAATGTGTATCCGATGGTCGCGCCAGGACGAGGCATTCAAGATATGGTAGGGGTGAAACCATGA
- the ilvE gene encoding branched-chain-amino-acid transaminase produces MSNQWIYLDHAFVRKEEAVVSVYDHGFLYGDGVFEGIRVYSGNIFKLDEHLKRLYQSAQSIMLEIPYTKEELQQIIIETIRKNELDTAYIRLVVSRGQGNLGLDPASCARPRLVVIAEALSLFPKELYQRGLSLGSVATRRNRPDVLSPQVKSLNYLNNILVKLEANQAGVDEALMLNDQGYVTEGSADNIFIVKNKKIVTPPVYLGALEGITRNAIIDLARTLNYEVVEAPFTRHDVYVADEVFLTGTAVEVIAAVQVDGRKIGEGIPGDVTNHLLAAFREIVTRDGVPCYTDAGQANVG; encoded by the coding sequence ATGAGCAACCAGTGGATTTATTTGGACCATGCATTCGTTCGAAAAGAAGAAGCAGTTGTTTCGGTTTACGACCATGGATTTTTATATGGCGATGGCGTCTTTGAAGGTATTCGCGTTTACAGCGGTAATATCTTTAAGTTAGACGAACATTTAAAGCGTCTATATCAATCTGCACAATCAATTATGTTAGAAATTCCATATACAAAAGAGGAACTTCAGCAAATTATTATCGAAACAATTCGAAAAAATGAGCTGGACACTGCCTATATTCGATTAGTCGTCTCTCGTGGTCAAGGTAATTTAGGTCTTGATCCTGCATCTTGCGCAAGACCAAGACTTGTTGTGATCGCAGAAGCGCTGTCCCTCTTCCCTAAAGAGCTTTATCAAAGAGGGTTAAGCCTTGGTTCTGTTGCAACCCGTCGCAATCGACCAGATGTACTTAGTCCACAAGTAAAGTCATTAAATTATTTAAACAATATATTAGTCAAATTAGAAGCAAATCAAGCAGGCGTTGATGAAGCGCTTATGTTAAATGATCAAGGATATGTAACAGAAGGCTCTGCCGACAATATTTTTATCGTAAAAAACAAGAAAATTGTGACACCTCCCGTGTATTTAGGTGCATTAGAAGGTATCACAAGAAATGCCATTATAGACCTTGCTCGAACATTAAACTATGAGGTTGTTGAGGCTCCATTTACAAGACACGATGTGTATGTAGCTGATGAAGTATTTTTAACAGGAACTGCTGTTGAAGTAATCGCAGCTGTTCAAGTAGACGGTCGTAAGATTGGTGAAGGAATTCCAGGTGACGTTACAAATCACCTATTAGCTGCTTTTAGAGAAATAGTCACGCGCGACGGCGTTCCTTGCTACACGGATGCTGGTCAAGCTAATGTAGGATAA
- a CDS encoding helix-turn-helix domain-containing protein produces MRSWLINLRKNMKLTQSDVAEKVFLDRGYYAQIEHGVRDPSIETAIKIAEVFQVEPTLFFNEKLYNPFYHVTSKLPIIFAICDLDLRYTWISNPSKDFSFHNVIGKTDFEITHNSGVEALVALKKRTLQTEQISSELITFPLSKGDTTYLIYAKPIYDGDILSGVATTSVEFHE; encoded by the coding sequence ATGAGAAGCTGGTTAATCAATCTTAGAAAGAATATGAAATTAACACAGTCTGACGTAGCAGAAAAAGTATTTTTAGACAGAGGCTACTACGCTCAGATTGAGCATGGTGTGCGCGATCCAAGTATCGAGACTGCCATAAAAATAGCGGAAGTATTTCAAGTAGAACCAACTTTATTTTTTAACGAAAAGCTATACAATCCCTTTTATCATGTAACATCTAAACTTCCTATCATATTTGCTATATGCGATCTCGACTTACGATATACGTGGATTAGTAATCCTAGCAAGGATTTTTCTTTTCACAATGTAATAGGTAAAACCGATTTTGAAATTACACATAACAGTGGAGTTGAAGCACTGGTTGCTCTAAAAAAACGTACCTTACAAACAGAACAAATCAGTTCTGAATTAATTACCTTTCCCCTTTCTAAAGGGGATACTACGTATTTGATATACGCAAAGCCAATTTACGATGGGGATATATTGAGTGGGGTTGCTACAACATCCGTAGAATTTCACGAGTAA
- a CDS encoding SpoVR family protein, which translates to MGESENQLVTSIEHITQLARDYGLDFYHMRFEICPADVIYSIGAYGMPTRFTHWSFGKQFHRMKLHYDLGLSKIYELVINSDPCYAFLLDTNSLVQNKLIVAHVLAHSDFFKNNNRFKGTRKDMVESMSQTAIRISKHETRHGREQVESFIDDVLAIQEHIDPYESHYDERDHNNDTQDLLLFLLKKAKKMEEWQKDIMSMLREEMYYFWPQMETKIMNEGWATFWHQRIMRDLELNEGESIEFAKLHANVIQSSTTNVNPYHLGLRLFEYLEEKVGTERLFEIRETETDSSFLRNYLTKEFIQQEDLYVFSAKQENYEITSKDWTDVRDTLVNQRLNGGIPVLLVNEGDKGELVLTHSYEEVELDVPHLEKTLPALYRLWGAKICIETVLEGKDVLFSFDGSNVKKTYR; encoded by the coding sequence ATGGGAGAGAGTGAAAATCAGCTAGTAACATCTATTGAGCATATTACACAGTTGGCGCGTGACTATGGACTTGATTTTTACCACATGCGTTTTGAAATTTGTCCAGCAGATGTTATTTATTCCATAGGGGCATATGGCATGCCAACACGCTTTACACATTGGAGCTTTGGGAAGCAATTTCATCGCATGAAACTGCACTATGACTTGGGGTTAAGTAAAATTTATGAGTTAGTGATAAACTCAGATCCTTGCTACGCATTTTTATTAGATACTAATTCTCTCGTTCAAAATAAACTAATTGTCGCTCACGTGCTTGCGCATAGTGACTTTTTTAAGAATAACAACCGATTTAAAGGCACAAGAAAAGATATGGTAGAAAGCATGTCTCAAACGGCCATTCGAATTTCAAAGCATGAGACGCGGCATGGAAGAGAACAAGTAGAGAGCTTTATTGATGATGTGCTAGCAATTCAAGAGCACATTGATCCTTACGAATCTCACTATGATGAGCGTGATCATAACAATGACACGCAAGATCTTTTGTTATTTCTTTTGAAGAAAGCAAAAAAGATGGAAGAATGGCAAAAAGACATTATGTCTATGCTCCGAGAGGAAATGTATTATTTTTGGCCACAAATGGAAACGAAAATCATGAATGAAGGCTGGGCGACCTTTTGGCATCAACGAATCATGCGCGATTTAGAATTGAATGAAGGAGAATCGATTGAGTTTGCCAAACTTCATGCAAATGTTATCCAATCGTCAACAACGAATGTTAATCCATATCACCTAGGACTGCGACTTTTTGAATATTTGGAGGAGAAAGTTGGAACCGAGCGTTTGTTTGAGATCCGTGAAACAGAAACAGACAGCTCCTTTTTGCGTAATTATTTAACGAAAGAATTTATTCAGCAGGAAGACCTTTACGTTTTTTCTGCTAAGCAAGAGAATTATGAGATTACAAGTAAAGATTGGACGGATGTGCGCGATACGCTTGTTAATCAGCGGTTGAATGGCGGTATCCCGGTGCTTTTAGTCAATGAAGGTGATAAAGGCGAGTTAGTATTAACGCATAGCTATGAAGAGGTAGAATTGGACGTCCCACATTTAGAAAAAACATTGCCAGCACTCTACAGGCTTTGGGGTGCAAAAATATGTATTGAGACTGTACTGGAAGGAAAGGACGTTTTATTCTCTTTTGATGGAAGCAATGTGAAGAAGACATACAGATGA
- a CDS encoding TVP38/TMEM64 family protein: protein MKLKVSKKTIFLLLTILIIISTLLYLNANVWQISPETIRDYITSLGAFAPLAYVLIYTVRPLILFPASVLSLAGGLLFGPIYGTMLIVIGATGGAVLSFLVARKLGKNIAGKEWTGKAKKLQVQLEQNGFLYVLLIRLIPVFNFDMISYVAGISKVRLRDFFFGTLLGIIPGAFAYSFLGSSFVGGDVTIIIIAISVFILLSVIPVFFRKKLFPNSSK from the coding sequence ATGAAGCTTAAGGTTTCTAAAAAAACAATTTTCCTACTTTTAACTATACTTATCATTATTAGTACGCTGCTCTACTTAAACGCAAATGTATGGCAAATTAGCCCGGAAACGATCCGTGATTATATAACAAGTTTAGGCGCATTTGCTCCTTTGGCCTATGTGCTCATCTATACGGTACGACCACTTATCCTTTTTCCTGCATCTGTTTTATCACTTGCTGGTGGACTTCTTTTTGGACCAATTTACGGAACGATGTTAATCGTTATTGGCGCAACAGGAGGCGCTGTTCTTTCTTTTCTTGTTGCCCGGAAACTAGGTAAAAATATAGCGGGCAAAGAGTGGACAGGTAAAGCCAAAAAATTGCAGGTTCAGCTTGAACAAAACGGTTTTTTATATGTACTTCTCATTCGACTTATACCTGTATTTAACTTTGATATGATTAGCTACGTTGCTGGAATCTCGAAGGTACGACTAAGAGATTTTTTCTTTGGGACTCTCCTCGGTATTATTCCCGGAGCGTTCGCATATAGCTTTTTAGGCTCGAGCTTTGTTGGGGGTGATGTCACGATCATTATTATCGCAATTAGTGTATTTATTCTTCTCAGCGTCATCCCAGTATTTTTTCGCAAAAAGCTCTTTCCGAATTCCTCAAAATAA
- the pgeF gene encoding peptidoglycan editing factor PgeF, with product MSELFLHTHENYLTIPGWEDLQTGFTTRNGGVGTGDFSTQNVGLHVHDPDAGENRSRLAEILSVPIERFVGADQTHQDQIVKVSQALAGKGSLQYDTSIKRTDGLYTKEKNVLLTLCFADCIPLYFRGPDNLLGVAHAGWRSTALHIGGKMVRLWQDVEGADLHEVHAVIGPGIGPCCYTVDDHVMTQLGEVLQASSDTYSTETSKGQYALDLQEANRLLLIQEGIPEENIRVSSYCTSCESDLFFSHRRDNGKTGRMMSFIGRFE from the coding sequence ATGAGTGAGCTATTTTTGCACACACATGAAAACTACCTAACTATTCCTGGCTGGGAAGATCTTCAAACAGGTTTTACAACGAGGAATGGTGGAGTCGGCACAGGTGACTTTTCTACCCAAAACGTCGGCTTACACGTTCACGATCCAGATGCAGGCGAGAATCGCTCGCGCCTAGCAGAGATTCTCTCTGTCCCTATTGAACGTTTTGTTGGTGCGGATCAAACGCACCAGGATCAGATTGTAAAAGTCTCTCAAGCGCTGGCAGGCAAAGGATCGCTTCAATACGATACAAGTATTAAACGAACGGATGGACTATATACAAAAGAAAAAAACGTTCTTTTAACGCTCTGCTTTGCAGACTGTATCCCTCTCTATTTTAGAGGTCCTGATAACTTACTAGGCGTCGCTCATGCTGGTTGGCGTAGCACTGCACTGCACATCGGAGGCAAAATGGTTCGTCTTTGGCAGGACGTTGAAGGTGCTGACTTGCATGAAGTTCATGCAGTTATTGGTCCTGGCATCGGTCCTTGTTGCTATACCGTTGATGATCATGTGATGACGCAGCTTGGAGAGGTCCTGCAAGCATCATCTGATACCTACTCTACCGAAACGTCTAAGGGTCAGTATGCGTTAGATCTACAAGAAGCAAATAGGCTATTACTCATTCAAGAGGGCATCCCAGAGGAGAACATCCGCGTCTCCTCATATTGCACAAGTTGCGAGAGTGACCTCTTCTTTTCTCACCGCCGAGACAATGGCAAAACCGGCAGAATGATGAGCTTTATTGGTCGCTTCGAATAA